A window of Dehalogenimonas sp. WBC-2 genomic DNA:
AATTTCAATGGCATCCGGCTTTTCTATAATTTCGTGAGGCAAATCAATTACTTCAAATACCCGCTCAAAGCTGACCATTGATGTGGCAAAATCCACCGGAGCGTTAGTTAATGTTTGGAGTGCGTTATAGAGACTACCCAGTAAAGCCGCCAGCGCCACAATTGTACCTATTGAAAGTGAACCATGTATCACCATATAGCCGCCGACGCCGTACACCAGTGCCACACCGATGGAGCTTAACAAGCCGATACTGACAAAAAAGAGCATACCGGTGACAGCGCGGCGCACCCCGGCGTCCCGTACCTCAGCGGCCCTGCCTTTAAATCGTTCGTCTTCAATACTGGCGCGGCCAAACAGTTTCACCAGCAGAGCGCCAGAAATATTCAGCAGCTCATGCATCACCGCATTCATTTTGGCATTAAAATCCATTTGCTCGCGGGCAATAATTTGCAGCCTTTTCCCAAGCCTCCGCCCCGCTATCAGGAAGAAAGGCAGCACTGCCACACTGATTAGGGTTAGCCGCCATTCCAGCGTCGCCATAACGGTGAGCAATACAACCGACTGGATAAAGCTGGTGAATATGGTCACAAAGGTGTTAGAAATGGCGTTCTGTGCCCCCACAACATCATTGTTAAGGCGACTCATCAATTCACCCACCTTGGTATTGGTGAAAAAGTTAAGCGCCATTCTCTGCAAATGAGCAAATAATGCCACTCTGAGGTCGTAGACTACCCCTTCACCAACGTTGGCGTTGAGGCGTCTGAGAATTACATTCAATACGCTGGTAACTACCGGAACGGCCAGCAAAGCGACGATGAGGAAACCTAGTGTGCGCAGGTCTTTGTTCGGTAGCGTCTCGTCGATGAGATTCCTGAGGATCAATGGTGTCGCCAGCGCAAGGCCGGTCGTTGCCAGTGTTACCAGCAACATGGCGACGATCAGCCACTTGTACGGCTTTGCATACCCCAGAATCCGTTTGACCAAGTACCGCGTTACCCGGGGTTTCTCTTCCTCAGAGTTTGTTGGTGCCCATGGAAAACCGTGTACCATTGACATTGGTTAGAAGGGACTCCTTAGTTTCGGGTTATTGGCCGCTGAACACAGGCAGCATTATTATACATGCTAACACAATCTACTACCTGGATACAGCATCAGCGATAGTAAAACAAAACCAACCACGGGCCGATGGGCAGCGGTGATTAGTGCAAAATGATAGGACAGCTATTATCCAGTTTTCGATTTTACATATCACCTCATTCATGGCTGAGGCTTATCCGCCATCTAGTGATGGATGCTCTTGTTCTACAAACCACCCAGCCGGGTCAGTGAGATATTCCTGGTAATCCAGGAGCGCCAGTTCATGCTCCCATTCCTCATTAGCGATGGTAGTATAAAATTCTTTCTCAGTTGGATACACTGCTTTATTGGCATGTTCCTTGTAGAACATATAGCTCTCTTTTTCCTTTTGAATCGCCGATCTTAATGCTTCGAATTCTCCGTCAGTAACGACAACGGCTATTCCAAGAGCCTGGCAGGTATTAGCCATGGTATTTTTTATGTGATTAATACTACGAGAGGATGGTTTAACCGCCGTCCACCCGTGACCTTTCGCAATAGTATCGTACAGTTCGGTAAACCTTTTCTTGTGATCTTCTTCTTCCTCTGCCAGGGATAATAGAAGTGTTTTCCCTGCATCGTTTTTGCTATTTTTACTAGCCGCTAAGTAGCACTTTTTGCCTTCTGTTTCCAACAAGATTGCGGCGTTTATCGCCTCAAGCATTATATTTTG
This region includes:
- a CDS encoding ABC-transporter ATPase and permease component (ABC-transporter, ATPase and permease component) — protein: MSMVHGFPWAPTNSEEEKPRVTRYLVKRILGYAKPYKWLIVAMLLVTLATTGLALATPLILRNLIDETLPNKDLRTLGFLIVALLAVPVVTSVLNVILRRLNANVGEGVVYDLRVALFAHLQRMALNFFTNTKVGELMSRLNNDVVGAQNAISNTFVTIFTSFIQSVVLLTVMATLEWRLTLISVAVLPFFLIAGRRLGKRLQIIAREQMDFNAKMNAVMHELLNISGALLVKLFGRASIEDERFKGRAAEVRDAGVRRAVTGMLFFVSIGLLSSIGVALVYGVGGYMVIHGSLSIGTIVALAALLGSLYNALQTLTNAPVDFATSMVSFERVFEVIDLPHEIIEKPDAIEIVNVKGILEFDDVSFRYTIDDRVLLKDVKRFGHMQDVTAVLSGGREVKGDNGESGVTLKGEPVTQAREQVLDHITFRAEPGHLVALVGPSGAGKTTVTYLIPRLYDPMSGKICIDGINLKDVTLDSLAAQIGMVTQETYLFHDTVKVNLLYARPDATQEEIETAAKAANIHDFIAGLSAGYDTVVGERGYRLSGGEKQRLALARVILKNPRILVLDEATSSLDSESEALIQDALKRVMAGRTSIVIAHRLSTILAADQILVLDRGRIVERGTHKELMKIEGLYARLYETQFRRKPGEIL